From a region of the Pectobacterium aquaticum genome:
- a CDS encoding ATPase, T2SS/T4P/T4SS family produces MKTDNHQSADADLACRVPEPYRDDIELIRLDNESVSVRINREISKEPEFISWFAGLRRAGLKPLPPEFVMKSELGQVGLANTHDVEAGISGAQREVRRMFRDVISMSASDIHVHLDRRQGSRIRTRINGLLYTIREPDFEEGGTLLSTMVESMCDTKSQGYNPRVAQDGRVKPEFLADMNLYAARYSHRPTDDGGVFAVMRLIEDDRGRTRTLQSLGYQPEHEAAVEEIELTSQGLIGLCGTTGSGKSTTQRVLASRWLARNNGQVSLQTQEAPIEGLILGAVQCAVNTDNLSLHQAGEAWAGSVVMSMRLDPDGIYTGEARDYASAYAALETSVSGHPGWFGLHCTYPLDALTRMRNWGIDARELANPTYFRGLIAQSLVNTLCPSCALPWSEALKRQLIPASHQTLAKRMFNTDELEQLRFRNPDGCGKCTKQLLGTAINQGISGRTIVAEIVRPDRHIMKSWLEEGSFVARRLWLQAGGFSRGQHLRRLLLAGQTDLVMATEHMDPDEDRDFRECA; encoded by the coding sequence ATGAAAACGGATAACCATCAATCAGCTGATGCCGATTTGGCCTGCCGCGTTCCAGAGCCATACCGTGATGACATTGAGCTCATTCGTCTTGATAACGAGTCTGTGAGTGTGCGCATTAACCGGGAAATTAGTAAGGAGCCGGAATTCATCAGCTGGTTTGCCGGATTGCGCCGGGCCGGGCTGAAGCCATTGCCGCCTGAATTCGTGATGAAAAGTGAGCTTGGTCAGGTAGGGCTGGCCAATACGCATGATGTGGAAGCGGGGATCAGTGGTGCTCAGCGCGAGGTCCGTCGGATGTTCCGCGATGTCATCTCGATGAGCGCCTCTGATATTCACGTACATCTCGACCGTCGCCAGGGAAGCCGGATCCGTACCCGGATCAATGGGTTGTTGTACACCATTCGTGAACCGGATTTTGAAGAGGGAGGAACGCTGCTGTCGACTATGGTGGAAAGTATGTGTGACACCAAATCTCAGGGTTACAACCCGCGTGTTGCTCAGGATGGTCGTGTTAAACCTGAATTTCTGGCGGATATGAATTTGTATGCAGCCCGCTATAGCCATCGTCCGACTGACGATGGTGGTGTTTTTGCGGTGATGCGCCTGATTGAAGACGATCGTGGGCGTACCCGAACGCTGCAAAGCTTAGGCTATCAGCCGGAGCATGAAGCGGCGGTGGAAGAAATTGAGCTGACATCGCAGGGGCTTATCGGTCTATGTGGGACGACCGGTTCCGGTAAATCCACGACGCAGAGGGTACTGGCCAGTCGCTGGCTGGCCAGAAACAACGGGCAGGTTAGTCTCCAGACCCAGGAAGCGCCGATCGAGGGGCTGATTTTGGGCGCCGTACAGTGTGCTGTTAATACTGACAACCTCAGCTTGCATCAAGCGGGAGAGGCCTGGGCAGGCAGTGTTGTGATGTCCATGCGTCTTGACCCGGATGGTATCTATACCGGAGAAGCCCGCGACTACGCATCAGCATACGCTGCGCTGGAAACGTCCGTCAGTGGCCACCCTGGCTGGTTTGGGCTCCATTGCACTTATCCGCTGGATGCACTGACCCGCATGCGTAACTGGGGAATTGATGCGCGTGAGCTGGCGAACCCGACGTATTTTCGGGGACTGATTGCACAGTCGTTGGTGAATACGCTCTGCCCGTCCTGTGCGTTGCCGTGGTCTGAAGCCCTTAAACGTCAGTTGATCCCGGCTTCGCATCAGACGCTGGCAAAGCGCATGTTTAATACGGATGAGCTTGAGCAGTTACGTTTTCGAAACCCTGACGGTTGCGGTAAGTGCACGAAGCAATTGCTGGGAACCGCAATTAACCAGGGAATTAGTGGACGAACCATCGTGGCTGAAATCGTGCGCCCCGACCGTCATATCATGAAAAGCTGGCTGGAAGAGGGGAGTTTTGTGGCGCGCCGGCTCTGGCTTCAGGCGGGCGGGTTTAGTCGTGGGCAGCATTTGCGGCGTCTGCTGCTGGCTGGTCAGACAGACCTGGTGATGGCCACAGAGCACATGGATCCAGATGAAGACCGCGATTTTAGGGAGTGTGCCTAG
- the pilP gene encoding type IV pilus biogenesis protein PilP — protein sequence MMKVFSLFPLLFTASVLASDMTEISPVPSGDVLVSDEVTVRTLRAVELEIDLIKTQQARQDAQNALAESRLKGQTLKNRPDMLLPSATPGVGLGTASKGAGVSLAITAARLKEIWSENRTLRAAAEFNGRRIVLQPGDTWPGSEHRVKSITSRGVELSNGQMIQTGVAQ from the coding sequence ATGATGAAAGTTTTTTCCCTATTTCCGTTGCTGTTTACAGCATCGGTATTGGCTTCTGATATGACGGAAATTAGTCCTGTTCCCTCAGGGGACGTCCTGGTTTCTGATGAAGTGACAGTCAGGACGCTGAGAGCTGTCGAGCTGGAAATTGATTTGATAAAAACACAGCAGGCTCGTCAGGACGCGCAGAACGCACTGGCGGAAAGTCGGTTGAAGGGGCAAACGCTGAAGAACCGGCCCGATATGTTACTGCCTTCAGCTACACCAGGTGTTGGGCTTGGGACTGCGAGCAAAGGCGCCGGGGTAAGCCTGGCTATTACGGCTGCGCGGTTGAAAGAGATATGGAGTGAAAACAGAACGCTGCGCGCGGCGGCTGAATTTAATGGTCGCCGTATCGTACTTCAGCCAGGCGATACCTGGCCAGGCAGTGAGCATCGCGTGAAAAGCATCACTTCACGCGGTGTCGAACTTAGCAACGGACAGATGATCCAGACAGGGGTAGCGCAGTAA
- a CDS encoding single-stranded DNA-binding protein, which yields MASRGVNKVILIGHLGQDPEVRYMPNGGAVANITLATSDTWRDKQSGEQKEKTEWHRVVIFGKLAEIAGEYLRKGSQVYIEGSLQTRKWADQAGVERYTTEIVVNVGGTLQMLGSRPNAGNNNQSAANTSWGTPQQPTAPSHSGTPQSPGPAGNEPPMDFDDDIPFAPLGLSISNHGLYAIS from the coding sequence ATGGCTTCACGTGGCGTTAACAAAGTTATTCTAATTGGCCATCTTGGTCAGGATCCTGAAGTTCGCTATATGCCGAATGGTGGGGCAGTAGCCAACATCACATTAGCGACTTCTGATACCTGGCGGGATAAGCAAAGTGGTGAACAAAAAGAGAAGACCGAATGGCACCGTGTGGTGATTTTCGGGAAGCTCGCTGAGATCGCTGGCGAATATCTCCGTAAGGGATCTCAGGTTTACATTGAAGGTTCATTACAAACGCGTAAATGGGCCGATCAGGCTGGTGTCGAACGCTATACGACAGAAATTGTCGTTAACGTTGGCGGCACATTACAGATGCTGGGTTCTCGCCCTAACGCTGGAAATAACAACCAAAGTGCGGCGAATACGTCATGGGGGACACCACAGCAGCCAACCGCACCATCACATAGTGGTACACCTCAGTCACCCGGTCCAGCAGGCAATGAACCGCCAATGGACTTCGACGACGATATACCGTTCGCGCCGCTCGGTTTAAGTATTTCAAATCATGGGCTTTATGCCATTTCTTAA
- a CDS encoding PilN family type IVB pilus formation outer membrane protein produces the protein MSQFTPHFTYRNVALALLVSTVLNGCATNGFRGADEQAERDIRTAEQLHGLSRTQPSSPSLVWVDEPWVNPRPIRVSARAQQVKLPPCSLTLIIDGSLSLYEVGQRITRSCGFPVVITPDAMSALSGSASQGGAGATRAIQGALPRPDDGGRPALASIGGVTSTSSFSPNIGAGLITDISWEGEPLGGALDQITSRTGLNWKFENNQVVLYYLDTRTYRLKVLNAETSMNSNLTGTSSSTAGGDNSSVSGSQNSGQSTSVKLESKIHNDIGQSIKSMISPSGNWHLSGSTGELVVTDVPQVLDRVEGYIDNLNVRMNRMVKLMVSVYSVQRKGSSQTSLDWSVVANRLDRFGLTLAGTPTATTAISSAGINVIDGKFAGTTALFRALESQGKVSVVMAHEATTTNLVPAPFQIAGQMVYLRNQKTTVSENYATTDMEPGSITTGTQMTLLPDIRDEGDIQLQFNFSHSDPAQLRKESSEDGRTKMEMPYTTVRSLSERVNLRPGQTLIVSGYNSRNLTTSREGAFDPDVTVAGGGKSSETDDVTLIIAVTPVLM, from the coding sequence ATGTCACAATTTACCCCGCATTTTACATACCGGAACGTTGCGCTGGCATTGCTTGTTTCTACCGTCCTGAATGGTTGTGCTACCAACGGGTTTAGGGGGGCAGATGAGCAAGCGGAGCGGGATATCCGAACGGCTGAGCAGTTACATGGATTATCTCGCACACAGCCTTCCTCTCCTTCACTTGTCTGGGTTGACGAGCCCTGGGTCAATCCCCGTCCTATTCGTGTCAGTGCACGGGCGCAACAGGTCAAGTTACCTCCATGCAGCCTGACATTGATTATTGATGGCAGCTTGTCTCTGTATGAGGTTGGCCAGCGTATTACCCGCAGTTGCGGGTTCCCTGTTGTGATAACGCCTGATGCCATGAGTGCGCTATCCGGCTCAGCATCACAGGGGGGCGCTGGGGCGACTCGCGCTATCCAAGGGGCACTTCCTCGTCCGGATGACGGTGGGCGTCCCGCACTGGCCAGTATTGGCGGCGTAACGTCTACCTCGTCATTTTCACCGAATATCGGTGCGGGACTGATTACTGATATCAGTTGGGAAGGTGAGCCTCTCGGTGGGGCACTGGACCAAATCACATCGCGTACGGGGCTTAACTGGAAATTCGAAAACAATCAGGTGGTGCTGTATTACCTGGACACGCGAACTTACCGATTAAAGGTTCTCAACGCTGAAACATCCATGAATTCCAACTTGACCGGCACTAGTAGCTCGACAGCCGGAGGTGATAATAGCTCGGTAAGCGGCAGCCAGAATTCAGGACAGAGCACTAGCGTTAAGCTGGAAAGCAAAATTCATAATGACATCGGTCAATCCATTAAGTCGATGATCAGTCCATCGGGGAACTGGCACCTTTCTGGTTCAACGGGCGAACTTGTTGTAACAGATGTTCCCCAGGTACTGGACAGAGTTGAGGGTTATATCGACAACCTGAATGTGCGTATGAATCGGATGGTCAAGCTTATGGTCAGCGTCTATTCGGTTCAGCGCAAAGGTTCCAGTCAGACGTCACTGGACTGGTCTGTTGTTGCTAATCGTCTCGATCGATTTGGCTTAACGTTGGCGGGTACGCCAACGGCCACTACTGCAATTTCATCCGCAGGTATCAATGTTATTGATGGAAAATTTGCAGGCACTACGGCGTTGTTCCGAGCGTTAGAGTCGCAAGGCAAAGTGTCTGTTGTGATGGCTCATGAGGCAACGACGACTAATTTGGTTCCTGCACCGTTTCAGATTGCGGGCCAGATGGTTTACCTGCGAAACCAGAAAACAACCGTGTCCGAAAATTATGCCACGACGGACATGGAACCCGGAAGCATCACTACGGGGACACAGATGACACTATTGCCTGATATCCGTGATGAAGGCGATATTCAACTGCAATTTAACTTCAGTCACTCCGATCCGGCTCAGTTGCGCAAAGAGTCATCTGAGGACGGAAGAACCAAAATGGAGATGCCGTATACCACCGTACGGAGCTTAAGTGAACGGGTTAATCTGAGGCCGGGTCAGACGTTGATCGTCAGTGGTTATAACTCGCGCAATCTGACTACATCTCGGGAAGGCGCATTTGATCCTGATGTCACTGTCGCCGGCGGTGGTAAATCAAGTGAAACGGATGATGTCACCCTGATCATCGCCGTTACGCCAGTTCTGATGTGA
- a CDS encoding lytic transglycosylase domain-containing protein, producing MANALLLITVIFLAYSPGNSVALGKPPVKYTVQPWLACIHTASVKYVIDSLLIEAVMEQESSFNPQAVNRSNSDGSADYGLMMVNSGNVPKLIREGIIATVQDLLDKPCLNIQIGTRLLASHFQVCGVSWNCLGSYNAGFGDKRHRLREKYANLIWERYKRLLRERRGVVLK from the coding sequence ATGGCCAATGCATTGCTGCTGATCACCGTTATCTTTCTGGCTTATTCCCCAGGCAACAGTGTTGCCCTGGGTAAACCCCCAGTGAAATATACGGTGCAGCCCTGGTTGGCCTGTATTCACACCGCGAGTGTGAAGTACGTCATCGATTCACTGCTGATTGAGGCGGTGATGGAGCAGGAAAGCAGCTTTAATCCGCAAGCAGTCAACCGCAGCAACTCGGATGGTAGTGCGGATTACGGTCTGATGATGGTTAACTCGGGGAATGTACCAAAACTGATCCGGGAGGGCATTATTGCGACAGTGCAGGATTTGCTGGATAAGCCGTGCCTGAATATTCAGATTGGTACCCGATTGTTGGCATCCCATTTCCAGGTGTGTGGTGTGAGCTGGAACTGCCTGGGCAGTTACAACGCGGGGTTCGGCGATAAGCGCCACCGGCTGCGTGAGAAATACGCCAACCTCATCTGGGAACGCTATAAACGGTTGTTACGCGAACGACGGGGTGTCGTACTGAAATGA
- a CDS encoding type IV pilus biogenesis protein PilM, which yields MQGMLVLMALLVLVGGYQGARSTGDLSVDTVIETSTARQMLQTANTLGRLKALGGNVLSLCPGNRPSNLLSIPGLEDNPDIYCTEYNGRVFVWAKEKPGMARVLRELSRDSRLLARINEGRVNTLVDPAPWPVPLPAGITEGSLVYIN from the coding sequence ATGCAAGGCATGTTGGTGTTAATGGCGTTGTTAGTCCTGGTTGGCGGATACCAGGGGGCACGCTCTACTGGTGATTTGTCGGTGGATACGGTCATAGAAACTTCTACGGCACGCCAAATGCTTCAGACAGCCAACACGCTAGGAAGGTTAAAAGCTCTGGGGGGAAATGTCCTGTCCTTATGTCCCGGGAACCGTCCTTCGAATCTGCTTTCAATCCCTGGTTTGGAAGATAACCCAGACATTTACTGCACCGAATATAACGGACGAGTTTTCGTGTGGGCAAAAGAAAAACCAGGTATGGCCAGGGTGTTACGTGAATTATCACGCGACTCACGGCTTCTGGCTCGTATCAACGAAGGGCGTGTGAATACTCTTGTTGACCCCGCTCCCTGGCCAGTTCCATTGCCTGCCGGCATCACGGAAGGCTCTTTGGTATACATCAACTAA
- the pilO2 gene encoding type 4b pilus protein PilO2 → MITVPHENGGLVAGLRWEPTAEKSVQRFGRDMLSLKLNPVRRRNKANSAPASDIHSGASAVTGACPWRPGRLWSLAALATNWTGENGYGVVQLGDDEYVFLATIHGVPALNGDICGTRDDMFAITNEFINLTLAPEAGWHVASTPDAPAVPADILPLRRRDWPARYRLTCPARIQRTLLISLPVLFAVSIAGMWGVQYWQNWSARQAQAAKAKLAAMAAGGNELSQKEKRVLPHPWVMQPSAQTLLTVCERKLDALPLDLGFWPLSSADCRADGVMTAWVRDKNNRLATVNRLIQAVQSLPGSPVVFIDESGDNAQVAFSYPALPSGGDDHVIDSETHRRLLLSFFQSRGIPPSLQNVPPTSTPVDETVEWIQDWSAFAFSHTSRLAPSFQLSGLSAAGLRLTRIGLKVEGRSLTWSWDGTAYSRAQDSVAPEGNTP, encoded by the coding sequence GTGATTACTGTACCTCATGAGAATGGTGGGTTAGTCGCAGGATTGCGCTGGGAGCCGACAGCAGAGAAAAGTGTCCAGCGGTTTGGGCGCGATATGTTATCCCTGAAGCTCAACCCTGTTCGTCGGCGCAATAAAGCGAACTCAGCTCCAGCTTCCGATATTCATTCTGGTGCGTCAGCGGTCACGGGCGCTTGCCCATGGAGGCCAGGTCGGTTGTGGTCACTTGCCGCACTGGCGACGAACTGGACGGGGGAAAACGGGTATGGCGTTGTCCAACTCGGTGACGATGAATATGTTTTTTTAGCGACTATTCACGGTGTTCCTGCGCTTAACGGCGACATTTGCGGTACGCGCGACGATATGTTCGCCATCACAAATGAATTTATTAACCTCACGCTTGCGCCGGAAGCGGGATGGCATGTGGCCTCTACGCCGGATGCGCCTGCGGTACCCGCTGATATCCTGCCGTTGCGTCGTCGCGACTGGCCAGCACGTTATCGATTGACGTGTCCCGCCAGAATACAACGTACGTTATTGATTAGTTTGCCTGTGCTGTTTGCGGTCAGCATTGCAGGGATGTGGGGCGTGCAGTATTGGCAGAACTGGTCTGCTCGCCAGGCCCAGGCAGCAAAAGCAAAGTTGGCTGCGATGGCTGCAGGGGGCAACGAGCTTTCTCAAAAAGAAAAACGTGTATTACCCCATCCATGGGTGATGCAACCATCGGCTCAGACTTTGCTAACGGTCTGCGAACGTAAATTGGATGCGCTTCCTCTGGATCTGGGTTTTTGGCCATTGTCCTCTGCCGACTGCCGGGCTGATGGCGTTATGACCGCATGGGTGCGGGATAAGAACAATCGACTGGCGACGGTCAACCGCCTGATTCAGGCTGTGCAGTCTCTTCCAGGCTCACCGGTTGTCTTTATCGATGAGAGTGGGGATAACGCGCAGGTGGCGTTCTCCTATCCTGCGCTGCCCAGTGGCGGTGACGATCACGTGATTGACAGTGAAACTCACCGTCGACTTTTGCTGAGTTTCTTTCAGTCCCGGGGGATCCCTCCGTCACTCCAGAATGTTCCGCCAACATCAACTCCGGTGGATGAAACGGTCGAGTGGATTCAGGACTGGAGCGCATTTGCCTTTTCTCATACCTCTCGCTTAGCCCCTTCCTTTCAGCTGTCAGGTTTGTCTGCGGCGGGACTCCGTCTGACGCGTATTGGACTGAAGGTTGAGGGGCGGTCATTGACCTGGTCATGGGATGGAACGGCGTACAGTCGTGCCCAGGACAGCGTTGCACCAGAAGGAAATACACCATGA
- a CDS encoding DUF29 domain-containing protein → MTAHTRYETDVVAWANEQVELLRSGKFSEIDCENIAEEIADVGKSERRELASRMAVLIAHLLKWKYQPERRGSSWEKTIKAQRKDVAYALKESPSLKTKLNDPDWYDVIWSKAVAIAADETHLENLPDEQIWTVDDVLYSEFWPN, encoded by the coding sequence ATGACTGCTCATACTCGATACGAGACTGATGTCGTCGCCTGGGCGAATGAACAGGTGGAACTTTTACGCTCCGGTAAATTTTCAGAGATCGACTGCGAGAATATCGCGGAGGAGATTGCAGACGTGGGTAAGAGCGAACGACGGGAGCTAGCAAGCCGCATGGCTGTCTTGATTGCTCACCTGCTGAAATGGAAATATCAACCGGAACGTCGTGGTTCGAGCTGGGAAAAGACGATAAAAGCGCAGCGTAAAGATGTGGCATACGCACTGAAAGAGTCTCCCAGCCTGAAAACTAAACTGAATGACCCTGATTGGTATGATGTGATCTGGTCTAAAGCAGTCGCCATTGCCGCGGATGAAACCCATCTTGAAAACCTGCCGGATGAACAAATCTGGACGGTAGATGATGTGTTGTATTCCGAGTTTTGGCCAAATTAA
- a CDS encoding type 4 pilus major pilin: protein METSLTTSRRKAGIAKWLITPARGGNLKDAIIAVVVAAAVVILVFQLGAYLWGLYQNSATQTEVTTMLEQSRKLKSRAGYTGASMATLRAVNGIPASVDRTGDVYYNRYGGTYALAPARTNGSAFNNSVAMTLTGVSEGGCGDLAQMFLNAGESIYSVTIGSTAMLTANVTTGTSTAATLIGTQCDGGDKTLIITTSR from the coding sequence ATGGAAACGTCTCTGACTACATCCCGCCGCAAGGCTGGTATTGCGAAGTGGCTTATCACCCCTGCTCGGGGAGGCAATTTGAAAGATGCGATTATCGCGGTTGTGGTCGCTGCAGCGGTCGTTATTCTTGTCTTTCAACTGGGGGCTTATCTGTGGGGGTTGTATCAGAACAGTGCTACGCAAACTGAAGTAACGACCATGTTAGAACAGTCGCGTAAATTAAAGAGTCGGGCCGGGTATACCGGTGCCTCGATGGCAACCCTGCGTGCGGTCAATGGTATTCCCGCGTCTGTCGATCGCACTGGTGATGTCTATTACAACCGCTATGGCGGAACGTATGCCCTGGCTCCCGCCAGGACAAATGGATCGGCATTTAATAACTCGGTTGCGATGACGTTGACGGGAGTATCTGAGGGAGGCTGTGGTGATCTGGCTCAAATGTTCCTGAATGCTGGAGAATCTATTTATTCCGTCACCATTGGCAGTACCGCGATGCTGACGGCCAACGTGACCACTGGGACATCAACTGCCGCGACGTTGATTGGTACGCAATGTGATGGTGGTGACAAAACGTTGATTATTACTACTTCGCGTTGA
- a CDS encoding TcpQ domain-containing protein, producing MTRPMRHPRNTPATTTLACLSAAMLVVGCAQQTTSSVSRPAVQPRTNDIYQNRSPDVVRYDRYTLVSTRPADSQRDPLNQVIDITMPPQLVRSVGDGFRYLLLESGYSLCPSTSSTFSELLGRPLPGVQRNIGPVRLSEALQIVAGPAWRLRVDDVNREVCFALRDEYRSFAPAASASLSPSPVKSAISVPPRTSGNPFTNPGAQTKSGMLKPDSQPLPVPTLTTLSPTATESKPSVLATGVPVSVNKPVASASISKPSAAAQTAPLSALPSPVKSSVAPAPAAKSILAPTTALPPAPVAQPPKKDETAKLLSTSSKTSPAVVAPVVPTPVASPALASEPKSAPVITPVWKAEPGTTTLREFLTRQASTVDCPYGGKWAVVWPINVDYPLPPRLVIHGSFDAFVNRIFYLYGPERVDGKVDTPLYGLANRSQCVVVVSDKPLRTGLN from the coding sequence ATGACAAGACCTATGCGGCACCCTCGAAATACGCCAGCTACGACGACGCTGGCATGCCTTTCTGCTGCAATGCTGGTAGTGGGGTGTGCACAACAAACAACCTCTTCAGTTTCCCGCCCGGCTGTGCAGCCAAGGACGAACGATATTTATCAAAATCGTTCACCTGACGTCGTGCGTTATGACCGTTACACACTGGTCAGCACTCGCCCTGCAGATTCACAACGCGATCCACTCAACCAAGTTATCGACATCACGATGCCGCCGCAACTGGTGCGTAGCGTCGGGGATGGATTTCGTTATTTGTTGCTGGAGTCTGGTTATTCGTTGTGCCCCTCAACGTCATCAACGTTTTCTGAGCTGCTTGGTCGACCTTTGCCAGGTGTCCAGCGCAATATTGGTCCGGTTCGTCTCAGTGAAGCGTTGCAGATAGTTGCGGGGCCCGCGTGGCGGCTACGAGTTGACGATGTGAATCGTGAAGTCTGCTTTGCTCTGCGTGACGAATATCGTTCGTTTGCTCCGGCCGCTTCTGCATCATTGTCTCCTTCCCCCGTTAAATCGGCCATTTCTGTCCCGCCTCGCACTTCCGGAAATCCTTTTACGAACCCAGGGGCGCAGACGAAGTCAGGCATGTTAAAACCGGACAGCCAACCCTTACCTGTACCAACCCTGACAACGCTTTCGCCGACAGCGACAGAGAGTAAACCTTCGGTATTGGCCACGGGGGTACCTGTTTCTGTGAACAAGCCGGTCGCTTCTGCCTCCATATCGAAACCTTCTGCTGCCGCCCAAACAGCCCCGTTGTCTGCGCTGCCATCACCTGTAAAATCCTCAGTCGCTCCAGCTCCAGCTGCAAAATCAATCCTGGCACCGACGACAGCATTGCCGCCGGCTCCTGTCGCGCAGCCGCCAAAAAAAGATGAAACGGCAAAGTTGCTTTCGACGTCGTCTAAGACGAGCCCAGCAGTAGTTGCACCTGTGGTCCCGACGCCAGTAGCGTCTCCAGCCCTAGCTTCTGAACCCAAGTCCGCACCAGTTATTACACCCGTCTGGAAAGCAGAGCCGGGCACCACCACATTACGTGAGTTTTTGACGCGGCAGGCCTCCACGGTGGATTGCCCGTATGGCGGTAAATGGGCCGTTGTTTGGCCGATCAATGTCGATTACCCCTTGCCGCCTCGTCTGGTTATCCATGGCAGTTTCGATGCATTTGTGAACCGCATTTTTTATTTATATGGACCAGAAAGGGTGGATGGGAAAGTGGATACCCCGCTCTATGGCCTCGCTAACCGCAGCCAGTGTGTTGTTGTGGTCTCTGATAAACCCCTAAGAACAGGGCTGAACTGA
- a CDS encoding STY4534 family ICE replication protein, whose product MSANNNTQAQNQNNSQTGKSEYFNLLINGLGYVSNIRHVTGTSGQFLSCVINALSGPADKANYVRFDVTVAGKEATDLIARCQKASDEDQKVLIGFTLSNLSAEIFTLKSGDHAGEQRVSQKARLIKVDWIKIGQKQVYKAEKPDSVPPQDGAAASKAYAENSF is encoded by the coding sequence ATGTCTGCAAATAACAATACTCAAGCTCAAAACCAAAACAATTCTCAAACTGGCAAATCAGAATATTTTAATCTTCTGATTAATGGATTGGGATATGTCAGTAATATCCGTCACGTTACTGGCACATCAGGACAATTCCTGAGTTGTGTCATTAATGCCTTAAGTGGTCCGGCAGATAAAGCGAACTATGTTCGTTTTGATGTCACAGTGGCTGGTAAAGAGGCGACTGACCTGATCGCACGCTGCCAAAAGGCGTCTGATGAGGATCAGAAAGTTCTTATCGGATTCACACTGAGTAATCTCTCTGCTGAGATTTTTACATTAAAATCCGGTGACCATGCCGGTGAACAGCGTGTTAGCCAGAAGGCCCGATTGATTAAGGTTGACTGGATTAAGATAGGCCAAAAACAGGTCTATAAAGCTGAAAAACCTGACTCCGTACCTCCTCAGGATGGTGCCGCAGCCTCTAAAGCTTACGCGGAAAACTCGTTCTGA
- a CDS encoding type II secretion system F family protein codes for MVTLLIVIFCVLLVLGVFLILSVTWPPMMRRTFWLTERIKFWQMVRTFWRMEMLPAEIFDIMRDIYSDNGKRRNRGSLLCQQLSDAVSKRTFGEMNLPGPRDQIATPEDVLAAWCSPLEAVLFRVGNVSGNMSEALAQSISLLKYIQQIRSAMVPALGQMGLVLCSVPGILYGVSQHLLPAMSKLIPEERWTLHIIILNSVSHGIQEHGAVLCFVIGMITFRIIRTIPKRGGVIRRRFLEFIPPWSIYSTLQGALFMLSAGSLLKAGMLPLDVLNTLSKHASPWLVARLDAAAFRVRSGRNLGLALYESGYNFPSRESAIFLSRAGASRDIADVLNDWGQEQMPVALERIRSLSNWLTFGLGGVIGAFLIYVMFAVVGLTMTLSSQGF; via the coding sequence ATGGTGACATTACTGATAGTCATCTTCTGTGTGCTGCTGGTCTTAGGGGTTTTTCTGATCCTCTCTGTAACCTGGCCGCCGATGATGCGCCGGACGTTTTGGCTGACGGAACGAATTAAGTTTTGGCAGATGGTGCGTACGTTCTGGCGAATGGAGATGCTGCCGGCAGAAATTTTCGACATTATGCGGGATATCTACAGCGATAACGGAAAACGGCGTAATCGCGGTAGCCTGCTGTGCCAGCAATTGAGCGATGCGGTTAGCAAACGCACATTCGGGGAGATGAATCTGCCCGGCCCCCGCGATCAGATAGCGACACCGGAAGATGTTCTGGCAGCCTGGTGCTCGCCACTAGAAGCTGTGCTTTTTCGGGTGGGTAATGTCTCGGGCAATATGTCTGAGGCATTAGCCCAATCTATCAGCCTGCTTAAATATATTCAGCAAATACGCAGTGCGATGGTCCCTGCATTGGGCCAGATGGGCCTGGTTCTGTGCTCTGTACCCGGGATACTCTACGGCGTATCACAACATCTGTTACCGGCAATGTCCAAGCTGATCCCAGAGGAGCGCTGGACGTTGCATATCATCATATTGAACAGTGTCAGCCACGGGATACAAGAGCACGGAGCCGTTCTGTGTTTTGTCATCGGTATGATCACTTTCCGCATTATCCGCACTATTCCGAAGCGTGGGGGCGTTATCCGTCGCCGCTTTCTTGAGTTTATTCCTCCCTGGTCGATCTACTCCACCTTGCAAGGGGCGCTATTTATGCTCAGTGCCGGTTCGTTGCTGAAGGCGGGCATGTTGCCGCTGGACGTCCTGAATACGCTCAGTAAGCACGCCTCACCATGGCTTGTCGCGCGCCTTGATGCTGCGGCTTTCCGTGTGCGCAGTGGCCGCAATCTGGGGTTGGCGCTCTATGAAAGTGGCTACAACTTCCCTTCCAGGGAAAGTGCCATCTTTCTTAGTCGTGCCGGCGCCAGCCGGGATATTGCTGATGTGCTCAATGACTGGGGGCAGGAGCAAATGCCTGTCGCACTGGAGCGTATTCGGTCACTGAGTAACTGGCTGACCTTTGGTCTGGGGGGCGTGATCGGCGCTTTTCTGATTTACGTCATGTTCGCTGTGGTCGGGCTGACGATGACCTTGAGTTCTCAAGGGTTCTGA